One Candidatus Saccharibacteria bacterium RAAC3_TM7_1 genomic region harbors:
- a CDS encoding methionyl-tRNA formyltransferase (RAAC3_TM7_1_492), whose amino-acid sequence MARLVFFGNERLVSGLQHTNAPVLRRLIEQGYDIRAVVSHHTDSRSRTNRPLEVAEIATSHNIPVLLPEKPSEIIEQLHSFEAEAAVLVAYGKIIPQSVIDIFPSGIINLHPSLLPRWRGPTPIESTIVSGDTTAGVSIMQLATAMDAGPVHAQSLIQLTGAETKFDLYTALAEAGTDLLLTNLPAILDGSLLPKPQDEDGVTYCQLLTKQDSLLDPDQLSADEAERRIRAYLGFPKTKLVIAGQAVIVTKAHVASEAKTPLDMVFKNNSILSIDELIAPSGKLVSTEAFINGYLR is encoded by the coding sequence ATGGCGAGATTAGTTTTCTTTGGCAACGAGCGACTGGTGAGCGGGCTCCAGCATACCAATGCACCCGTTCTCCGTAGGCTTATCGAGCAAGGTTACGACATTCGTGCGGTCGTCTCGCACCATACGGATAGCCGCTCGCGCACCAACCGACCGCTTGAGGTCGCTGAAATTGCCACTTCTCACAATATCCCGGTGCTACTACCAGAAAAACCAAGTGAAATCATTGAGCAGCTTCACAGTTTTGAGGCTGAAGCGGCCGTATTGGTGGCCTATGGCAAGATTATTCCCCAGTCCGTCATCGATATTTTTCCGAGTGGGATTATTAATCTCCACCCCTCGCTTCTGCCTCGTTGGCGTGGCCCGACGCCGATCGAGTCAACCATTGTCAGTGGTGACACAACTGCCGGCGTCTCCATCATGCAGCTCGCCACCGCCATGGATGCTGGACCAGTCCATGCCCAAAGCCTGATCCAATTAACTGGTGCCGAGACCAAATTTGACCTTTACACAGCATTAGCCGAGGCAGGCACCGACTTACTCCTTACTAACTTACCCGCTATCCTCGACGGCTCACTCCTTCCGAAGCCGCAAGATGAAGATGGGGTGACCTATTGCCAGCTACTAACCAAGCAAGATAGCCTGCTCGATCCAGACCAGCTCAGCGCCGATGAAGCCGAGCGGCGTATTCGCGCCTACCTCGGTTTCCCAAAAACAAAACTAGTCATCGCAGGCCAAGCTGTTATCGTTACAAAAGCCCACGTTGCCAGTGAAGCAAAAACACCACTCGACATGGTGTTTAAGAACAACTCGATTCTTTCGATCGATGAGCTTATTGCTCCCAGCGGTAAACTGGTGAGCACAGAAGCCTTTATCAACGGTTACCTACGATAA
- a CDS encoding hypothetical protein (RAAC3_TM7_1_482), protein MSEEPKPTTDRPSNVESEVPTLGTYDVTSPEVTPEQHKRNQEILAAIERGERKFSLPDARTMEAQDVFHEESKRAEGMAHSGSRQTGMQYDGFVDVDAFGRSQDR, encoded by the coding sequence ATGAGCGAAGAACCCAAACCTACCACTGACCGACCTAGTAATGTTGAATCAGAGGTGCCTACACTAGGAACCTACGACGTTACCAGCCCAGAGGTAACACCCGAGCAGCACAAACGCAACCAGGAAATCCTTGCAGCGATTGAAAGAGGAGAGCGAAAATTCTCGCTCCCAGATGCTAGAACAATGGAGGCTCAGGATGTGTTCCACGAAGAATCTAAGCGAGCCGAAGGGATGGCTCACAGCGGATCTCGACAAACAGGCATGCAGTATGATGGGTTTGTTGATGTTGATGCCTTTGGCCGCTCACAAGACAGGTAG
- a CDS encoding ROK family protein (RAAC3_TM7_1_485): MLVAVDTGATKTLVAIFDQRGAIHDSIRFPTPTATKQYLDELFDAITTITKGKKPTILVVGAPGVIKSGVIKWCGNLPWRDFTLQKRLEEYYPGTRVYLENDANLAGLAETRSLRTIPTSSLYVTISTGIGTGIIEDGKINSGTRDSEGGHILTEYDGVVRTWESFASGAAIYKAYGKYARDITSKRAWKQIADRISRGFLTIIPLLQPSVIIFGGSMGTYFDQYHEQLEKLLRERLPDYIPCPRLIQARHPEHAVIYGCYYYAVDQLSTR; the protein is encoded by the coding sequence ATGCTCGTAGCGGTAGATACTGGCGCAACCAAGACACTGGTCGCAATTTTCGACCAACGAGGGGCTATTCATGACTCCATCCGTTTTCCGACCCCTACTGCCACCAAGCAATATCTCGACGAGTTATTTGATGCTATCACGACCATCACGAAGGGTAAAAAGCCGACTATTCTCGTCGTCGGCGCACCCGGTGTTATAAAAAGCGGTGTCATCAAGTGGTGCGGCAACCTACCATGGCGTGATTTTACACTTCAAAAGAGGCTCGAGGAGTACTATCCGGGTACCCGTGTTTATCTCGAAAATGATGCCAATCTAGCCGGCCTGGCTGAAACGCGCAGCCTGCGCACTATTCCGACGTCATCACTCTACGTCACGATCAGCACCGGCATCGGTACCGGTATTATCGAAGACGGCAAGATCAACTCTGGCACCCGTGACAGTGAGGGCGGTCATATCTTGACCGAATATGATGGCGTAGTGCGTACCTGGGAGTCATTTGCCTCGGGAGCGGCTATTTACAAGGCGTACGGCAAATACGCTCGCGACATCACCTCAAAAAGAGCCTGGAAGCAGATTGCCGATCGGATTAGTCGCGGCTTCCTGACGATTATCCCTTTGTTGCAGCCGTCGGTCATCATTTTTGGTGGCAGTATGGGGACGTATTTTGACCAATACCACGAGCAGCTGGAAAAACTTCTGAGAGAGCGCCTACCCGACTATATCCCCTGCCCAAGACTGATCCAGGCTCGCCACCCCGAACACGCTGTTATTTATGGATGTTATTACTATGCCGTCGACCAACTCTCTACTCGATAA
- a CDS encoding hypothetical protein (RAAC3_TM7_1_489) produces MEKHSTNTPASPDHAVSPTGADSKEVDGYNLDGSDYDAFVASFKAGRAEKDARWERGEPVELRRPSLYRRLGGTAVSLVRNTYPSRRTNFEETAKSYEDMSLQERYATDGDNPLSHETVRTTSRGDWLRQRANKLDLRSANRAANRIKRNAITTEKLKIIPPSKERKSEQKRRLRIRRTAARLALNAYRDHLDTMKTA; encoded by the coding sequence ATGGAAAAACACTCTACAAACACCCCCGCCTCCCCCGACCACGCTGTAAGCCCTACCGGAGCCGATTCGAAGGAAGTTGACGGATACAACCTAGACGGTTCTGACTACGATGCGTTTGTCGCCTCATTTAAAGCGGGCCGTGCTGAAAAGGATGCTCGCTGGGAGCGTGGAGAGCCGGTTGAACTGCGCCGTCCTTCCCTTTACCGTAGACTTGGGGGAACTGCTGTGAGTTTAGTTAGAAATACATACCCTAGCCGAAGAACAAATTTTGAGGAAACCGCCAAATCTTATGAAGACATGTCGCTTCAAGAGCGCTATGCAACTGATGGCGACAATCCGCTGTCACATGAGACGGTTCGGACAACAAGCCGAGGGGACTGGCTCCGTCAACGGGCAAATAAGCTCGATCTTAGATCAGCTAATCGAGCCGCTAATAGGATTAAAAGGAACGCCATAACAACCGAGAAGCTCAAAATAATACCTCCATCAAAAGAGCGTAAATCAGAACAGAAACGCCGCTTGCGTATTCGTAGGACAGCCGCTCGGCTAGCCCTCAATGCTTACCGTGATCATCTTGATACAATGAAAACGGCTTAA
- a CDS encoding hypothetical protein (RAAC3_TM7_1_484) gives MPSTNSLLDKLSSQFPELHFVEGNRFHWQPTKKTIQYDLSDTSFDAHLLHEASHAVLKHTSYQRDIDLIKMERDAWEYAKVTLGPQFDVIIPAAIIHNDMDTYRDWLHERSTCPTCKATGLQIQKKLYQCISCRQTWRVNDARICALRRYKIT, from the coding sequence ATGCCGTCGACCAACTCTCTACTCGATAAGCTCTCCAGCCAGTTTCCCGAGCTTCACTTTGTCGAAGGAAACCGTTTTCATTGGCAACCTACTAAAAAGACCATTCAATACGACCTTTCAGACACTTCATTTGACGCCCACCTTCTTCATGAAGCAAGCCACGCGGTATTAAAGCACACTTCCTATCAGCGTGATATCGACCTCATAAAAATGGAGCGAGACGCCTGGGAATACGCCAAAGTTACCCTAGGACCACAGTTTGACGTCATCATCCCCGCTGCAATCATTCATAACGATATGGATACCTACCGTGATTGGCTCCATGAGCGCAGCACCTGTCCCACCTGTAAAGCCACCGGTCTCCAGATACAGAAGAAGCTCTACCAGTGCATCTCCTGCCGACAGACTTGGCGCGTCAACGACGCGCGCATCTGTGCACTGCGCCGCTATAAAATCACATAG
- a CDS encoding hypothetical protein (RAAC3_TM7_1_486) — protein MKKRYVRQGGSALVYALVAAVLVVVLAGGLYAVRQYDIGSEIAKNDSPPTSKEKQPATDQPSDDKEGGQAPVASSDRGQEQQQTDTSPQMLPVTGPALDMGQLLAIMALAFGLTSYITSRRARWTSREK, from the coding sequence ATGAAGAAACGGTATGTGCGTCAGGGTGGATCGGCACTAGTATATGCACTGGTAGCCGCTGTGTTGGTAGTGGTACTTGCGGGCGGCCTCTATGCGGTGCGTCAGTACGATATTGGCTCGGAGATAGCGAAAAACGATAGTCCACCTACTTCCAAGGAGAAGCAGCCTGCGACAGATCAGCCTTCGGACGACAAAGAGGGCGGCCAGGCTCCCGTAGCGTCATCTGACAGGGGTCAGGAGCAGCAACAGACGGATACTTCGCCGCAAATGTTACCGGTGACCGGCCCGGCACTTGATATGGGGCAGCTGTTGGCGATTATGGCGCTTGCCTTTGGGCTGACATCGTATATTACGAGCCGCCGTGCGCGCTGGACTTCTCGAGAAAAGTAG
- a CDS encoding hypothetical protein (RAAC3_TM7_1_491): MFRLDEQFLKDIGLDGLPEEQKKPFLQHIYSELELRVGTKLSDGLSDEQLEEFEKIIDRDQEKIQSWLAEHAPAYLQEDAFKKLQEATKLPAEDPRLVAEFTATKWLEVNRPDYRQVVAQVLEELKQEIMTNRDTILGGISQQPPVSTPDDGQITQAS; the protein is encoded by the coding sequence ATGTTTCGACTAGATGAGCAGTTCCTAAAAGATATCGGCCTCGATGGGCTGCCCGAAGAGCAGAAAAAGCCGTTTTTGCAGCATATTTATAGTGAATTAGAGCTTCGCGTCGGTACAAAACTGTCCGATGGTCTCAGTGATGAGCAACTGGAAGAGTTTGAAAAAATTATTGATCGTGATCAGGAAAAGATTCAAAGCTGGCTAGCCGAGCATGCGCCGGCCTACCTACAGGAAGATGCCTTTAAGAAACTTCAAGAAGCCACAAAGCTACCGGCTGAAGACCCGCGCCTGGTCGCAGAATTTACTGCTACCAAGTGGCTGGAGGTCAACCGTCCGGACTATCGCCAGGTAGTCGCCCAAGTACTTGAAGAACTCAAACAAGAGATCATGACCAATCGCGATACTATTCTCGGTGGTATAAGTCAGCAACCGCCAGTATCTACGCCAGATGATGGCCAGATAACGCAAGCCTCGTAG
- a CDS encoding peptide deformylase (RAAC3_TM7_1_493) produces the protein MKKEDIITLPHPHLRQKSARIHVITDDIKKVIDEMTSAALDWEDSRPHEISAALAAVQVDRLERIVIVRSDFEDKAARDFTVLINPEIVKYEGDIVADYEGCLSVSDIYGRVPRHTKVRIRALNKDGEEVRFKAEGFLARVIQHEIDHTNGIVFVDHIKDQSDAFFTLNAEGELEALDYDSHIKHNDTLWET, from the coding sequence ATGAAAAAAGAAGACATCATCACCCTGCCCCATCCGCATCTACGGCAAAAGTCAGCACGGATCCATGTGATCACTGATGATATCAAAAAAGTCATCGACGAAATGACGTCGGCGGCTCTGGACTGGGAAGACTCGCGGCCGCATGAGATCAGCGCCGCACTGGCGGCAGTACAGGTCGATCGACTGGAACGGATCGTGATTGTCCGTAGCGATTTTGAAGACAAAGCGGCGCGTGACTTTACCGTCCTGATCAACCCGGAGATCGTCAAATACGAAGGTGATATAGTGGCCGACTACGAAGGATGTCTGAGCGTATCCGACATCTACGGTCGCGTGCCACGCCACACCAAAGTACGTATTCGTGCACTTAACAAAGATGGCGAAGAAGTCCGCTTTAAAGCAGAAGGTTTCCTCGCTCGCGTCATCCAGCACGAGATCGACCACACCAACGGTATCGTCTTTGTCGATCATATCAAAGATCAGTCGGATGCATTCTTCACACTCAATGCTGAGGGTGAGCTCGAGGCACTCGACTATGATAGTCATATCAAGCACAACGATACGCTCTGGGAAACGTAA
- a CDS encoding RNA binding S1 protein (RAAC3_TM7_1_487): MAKTAITMDDLLSMESSVKQLVAGETIVGTILSVKKHEVLVDLGPQGVGLVPRREVGFSRNLNEGDEVTASIVDAELENGYSLLSLRKAAKERGWEEVVAKQEAGEIIAISPYDANRGGLLVEFEGVRGFLPVSQLSAEHYPRVGSSDKDEILQRLNGLVGQELKVRILDADRKANKLIFSEKEAIKDGLAERFEKLSVGDSVKGVVTGVVDFGVFVNVDGIEGLVHISEISWERVNNPNDYVKVGQTIEAKIISIDKDRLSLSMKQLMKDPWLDEVESLKPGTEVEGTVTRITPFGAFVQLSPAVEALVHISELGGGSDVDPEKVFTLNERKKFIVLEVDKDNRKISLSLADKKK; the protein is encoded by the coding sequence ATGGCTAAAACCGCTATAACAATGGACGACCTGCTCAGCATGGAAAGCAGTGTCAAGCAACTTGTTGCCGGAGAGACAATCGTCGGCACGATCTTAAGCGTTAAGAAACATGAGGTACTTGTTGACCTCGGTCCTCAGGGTGTTGGCTTGGTGCCACGCCGCGAAGTGGGCTTCTCGCGCAACTTAAACGAAGGCGATGAGGTTACCGCCAGTATCGTCGATGCCGAGCTGGAAAACGGCTATTCGTTACTCAGCCTGCGCAAGGCAGCAAAAGAGCGCGGCTGGGAAGAGGTTGTCGCCAAGCAAGAAGCAGGTGAGATTATCGCTATTTCCCCCTACGATGCTAACCGTGGCGGTCTGCTCGTAGAGTTTGAAGGTGTACGTGGCTTCTTGCCCGTTTCACAGCTTTCGGCCGAGCACTATCCGCGTGTCGGCAGCAGTGACAAAGATGAAATTCTGCAACGCCTCAACGGGCTTGTTGGCCAGGAACTCAAGGTGCGCATCTTAGATGCTGACCGGAAAGCCAACAAGCTGATCTTCTCAGAAAAAGAGGCTATCAAGGACGGCCTGGCGGAGCGCTTTGAGAAACTAAGCGTCGGTGACAGTGTTAAGGGAGTCGTAACGGGTGTAGTTGATTTCGGTGTATTTGTAAACGTCGATGGTATCGAAGGCTTGGTTCATATCTCAGAAATTAGCTGGGAACGTGTCAACAACCCTAACGATTACGTCAAAGTTGGTCAAACAATCGAGGCGAAGATTATCTCTATCGACAAGGATCGCCTCAGCCTCAGCATGAAGCAGCTGATGAAAGATCCATGGCTTGACGAGGTAGAAAGCCTCAAGCCCGGTACGGAAGTTGAAGGCACAGTCACACGAATCACGCCATTTGGCGCCTTCGTACAGCTCAGTCCGGCGGTTGAAGCTCTGGTTCATATTTCCGAACTCGGTGGCGGGAGTGATGTTGACCCAGAAAAGGTCTTTACTCTGAACGAACGCAAGAAGTTTATCGTCCTCGAAGTAGACAAGGACAACCGCAAGATTTCTCTCAGCCTGGCTGACAAGAAAAAATAA
- a CDS encoding translation initiation factor IF-2, nonfunctional (RAAC3_TM7_1_488), protein MAEKIVHIADAITVGELAETLNLPVTNLVGELFKNGIMATINQKIDFETASIIVGELGLDVELERRESTLSSTRQDHILSDAAVERPPIVAVMGHVDHGKTSLLDAVLDTKTAAGEAGGITQHISAYQVVRDGRKITLLDTPGHEAFAALRQHGATLTDVVIIVVAADDGVKPQTIEAIRFAREANAKIVVAINKMDKETANPQLVKTQLASEHHLNPEEWGGDTIMVEVSAKTGAGIDKLLESVLLIADLEELKADEDVPAEGLVIEAHTESGRGSVVGLLVEHGKLHPGQYLVAGTSYGKIRTLLDFKGASLKEAGPSTPVTVTGFKDLPQFGDQFRLVKTEKEARQATVANRLEREREAASTNVTSADLLKMMNQKHEASEFNVIVKADVQGSLTSVVDSLRLIETQGQVDLHIVGSGVGNISENDVHLAADENTVIYGFNVDLPPAVKRQAARDKVQVRLYKVIYELLDDAKRSMEELLAPKVVETEIGKLTIKGVFRTLKDEVICGGEVTSGKITPGLRVRVKRGDEQLAEVKVEKVQRQQSEVKEVFEGEMCGLSLKTEKKLQLEEGDKLEFFTRETVKRTLK, encoded by the coding sequence ATGGCTGAAAAAATCGTACACATTGCCGACGCGATTACTGTTGGCGAACTTGCCGAAACGCTCAATCTGCCGGTTACAAACTTAGTCGGCGAACTGTTTAAAAACGGTATCATGGCGACGATTAATCAGAAGATTGATTTTGAGACCGCTTCGATTATTGTTGGCGAACTCGGCCTCGATGTGGAGCTGGAACGGCGTGAATCGACACTTAGCTCGACTCGCCAAGATCATATCCTGAGCGACGCGGCAGTTGAACGGCCACCGATTGTGGCCGTGATGGGTCATGTTGACCATGGCAAAACGAGTCTACTTGACGCGGTTCTTGATACCAAGACTGCAGCAGGTGAGGCTGGCGGTATTACTCAGCACATCAGTGCCTATCAGGTAGTACGCGATGGTCGTAAGATCACGCTGCTCGACACACCTGGGCACGAAGCCTTCGCGGCGCTTCGGCAGCACGGCGCAACACTCACTGATGTGGTGATTATTGTTGTGGCGGCTGATGACGGTGTTAAGCCGCAAACGATCGAAGCCATCCGTTTCGCACGCGAAGCCAATGCCAAGATTGTCGTTGCTATCAATAAAATGGACAAAGAAACCGCTAACCCGCAGCTCGTCAAAACGCAGCTGGCGAGCGAGCATCACCTTAACCCCGAGGAATGGGGTGGCGATACGATCATGGTTGAAGTGAGTGCCAAGACCGGCGCCGGTATCGATAAACTGCTCGAAAGCGTCCTCCTGATCGCCGACCTCGAAGAACTAAAAGCCGATGAAGACGTACCGGCTGAAGGACTCGTGATCGAAGCGCACACCGAATCAGGCCGTGGCTCGGTAGTTGGCCTTCTGGTTGAACATGGCAAGCTACATCCTGGTCAGTACTTGGTAGCGGGAACTTCTTATGGTAAGATCCGTACGCTGCTTGACTTTAAGGGTGCATCCCTCAAAGAAGCCGGCCCTTCTACACCGGTAACAGTGACTGGCTTTAAGGATTTGCCACAGTTTGGTGACCAGTTCCGTCTGGTGAAAACTGAAAAAGAGGCGCGTCAGGCCACAGTTGCAAACCGCCTAGAACGTGAGCGTGAAGCGGCCAGTACCAATGTTACTAGCGCTGACCTTCTCAAAATGATGAACCAGAAACACGAAGCGTCGGAATTTAACGTCATCGTGAAAGCCGACGTGCAGGGTTCGCTGACTAGTGTTGTGGATAGCCTGCGGCTAATCGAGACCCAAGGTCAGGTGGATCTTCATATCGTTGGCAGCGGTGTTGGAAACATCTCGGAAAACGATGTCCATCTTGCGGCCGATGAAAACACAGTTATTTACGGCTTTAATGTGGATCTCCCCCCGGCCGTGAAACGCCAAGCAGCGCGCGACAAAGTACAAGTACGTCTCTATAAAGTAATTTACGAACTACTCGACGATGCGAAACGCAGCATGGAAGAACTGCTGGCGCCAAAAGTCGTTGAGACCGAAATTGGTAAACTGACGATTAAGGGCGTGTTCCGTACGCTGAAAGATGAAGTAATCTGCGGTGGGGAAGTTACTAGCGGCAAGATCACTCCAGGTCTGCGCGTGCGCGTCAAACGCGGCGATGAGCAGCTTGCCGAAGTGAAAGTGGAGAAAGTCCAGCGCCAGCAATCAGAAGTAAAGGAAGTCTTCGAGGGTGAAATGTGTGGCCTTAGTCTTAAAACGGAGAAAAAACTCCAACTTGAAGAGGGCGATAAGCTCGAGTTCTTTACCCGCGAGACAGTGAAACGAACACTGAAATAA
- a CDS encoding hypothetical protein (RAAC3_TM7_1_490): MSKTDDIFAMTQSHDNFPSSRPDETDEPRLIITDRYGREVTTEHVHEAEDADGGALDAARSAYVDALNDPVIDGATMKLVRKVRGASAETGDDAARRSEYLDVVTDAVRLRLEAERTEDHTTTNTRIAELVGDEWEALGGELYERRVRVDASRHRLRQYGGRALFAAEAGAAAVVTHYTHFGYLEPLLPATAMGTTAALTRFRPDQEAIDEVHPPTENRGPVEEQAVKLLNELGLKENTTRDTLALAMKRWLKRHKPSLQSEGGKVYTAVKARFEALPTDSSEVDAYRLRSAVELTFASLEEAQHAALTEERNNESHRRWIAGGAAYFAMLGLMYFGGIATKDETPPEKSPTFVEPSPTNSGPNDGVTEEPLPSDVPSEGYFDDK, from the coding sequence ATGAGCAAAACGGACGATATTTTCGCTATGACACAATCACATGATAATTTTCCATCTTCAAGGCCGGATGAGACTGATGAGCCCCGGTTGATTATTACCGATAGATATGGGCGTGAAGTGACAACCGAACATGTTCATGAGGCGGAAGACGCAGACGGTGGCGCGTTAGATGCAGCTCGCTCGGCATATGTTGACGCCCTTAATGACCCGGTGATTGATGGCGCGACCATGAAGCTGGTTCGTAAGGTTCGAGGTGCTTCGGCTGAGACTGGAGATGACGCCGCTAGAAGGAGTGAATACCTGGATGTAGTTACTGACGCCGTCCGTTTACGACTGGAGGCAGAACGTACCGAAGACCACACTACTACGAATACCCGGATTGCTGAGCTTGTCGGCGACGAATGGGAAGCACTCGGCGGTGAGTTATATGAACGAAGGGTGCGGGTAGATGCTTCTCGTCACCGCTTGCGACAGTACGGCGGCCGGGCATTATTTGCGGCTGAAGCCGGTGCGGCAGCGGTTGTTACACATTATACTCATTTTGGCTATCTCGAGCCGCTCCTCCCCGCAACGGCGATGGGGACGACGGCTGCTTTGACGCGATTCCGTCCAGACCAAGAGGCAATCGATGAAGTACACCCACCCACGGAAAACCGCGGTCCAGTCGAGGAACAAGCGGTAAAATTGTTAAATGAACTCGGGTTAAAAGAGAATACTACCCGCGATACACTTGCGCTGGCAATGAAACGTTGGCTGAAGCGCCACAAACCTTCTTTACAAAGCGAGGGTGGTAAAGTGTATACTGCGGTAAAGGCGCGCTTCGAGGCGCTGCCTACAGACAGTAGTGAAGTTGACGCGTACCGACTTCGGTCGGCGGTAGAGCTAACATTTGCTTCACTAGAAGAAGCACAACACGCTGCCCTTACCGAAGAACGTAATAATGAGAGCCACCGTCGGTGGATAGCCGGCGGAGCGGCCTATTTCGCCATGCTGGGACTAATGTATTTTGGTGGTATTGCTACAAAAGATGAGACTCCTCCGGAGAAGAGCCCTACGTTTGTCGAGCCATCGCCAACGAACTCAGGCCCGAACGATGGCGTAACGGAAGAGCCATTACCCTCTGATGTGCCAAGTGAAGGGTATTTTGACGACAAGTAA
- a CDS encoding hypothetical protein (RAAC3_TM7_1_494): protein MIKTTSGFTIVELLIVIVVIAILAAITIVAYNGIQGRAQDSTIKADITTLMKKLELYKIDHSDTYPMNNNDLNALNMRISGGAYDTTTTMRNALYCFTSDGSAYAYLAKSKSGNAFIVTNTSPQIQPFTTTWTPATGASGLCSGLGAPFSISASTGFYSSWNPWTNYSQ from the coding sequence ATGATAAAAACCACAAGCGGTTTTACGATTGTTGAACTATTGATTGTCATTGTCGTGATAGCAATCCTTGCGGCCATTACTATAGTTGCCTACAACGGAATTCAAGGGCGGGCGCAGGACTCCACTATAAAGGCAGATATAACGACATTGATGAAGAAGCTTGAGCTCTATAAAATCGATCACTCCGACACCTATCCCATGAACAACAACGATTTGAATGCACTTAATATGCGTATTTCTGGAGGTGCGTACGACACCACAACGACCATGAGAAATGCTCTTTACTGCTTCACTTCGGATGGTTCTGCCTATGCGTACTTGGCAAAAAGTAAATCAGGAAATGCGTTCATTGTCACCAATACCAGCCCTCAAATCCAGCCGTTTACAACTACATGGACGCCAGCGACCGGAGCTTCTGGCTTATGCAGCGGGCTTGGTGCACCCTTCTCTATAAGCGCTTCGACCGGTTTTTATAGCTCCTGGAATCCGTGGACAAACTACAGCCAATAG
- a CDS encoding hypothetical protein (RAAC3_TM7_1_483) — MAGTKAGGMKAAQKNLAKDPNFYAKIGRKGGQNGRTGGFAANPELARIAGAKGGRISRRRKATAKAA, encoded by the coding sequence ATGGCAGGTACAAAAGCAGGCGGCATGAAAGCTGCTCAGAAAAACTTAGCAAAAGACCCAAACTTTTACGCCAAAATTGGCCGTAAAGGTGGCCAAAACGGCCGTACTGGTGGCTTTGCTGCCAACCCAGAGCTTGCTCGCATCGCGGGCGCTAAAGGTGGCCGCATCTCTCGCCGCCGTAAAGCAACTGCTAAAGCTGCTTAA